The DNA sequence CTGAGGTTCAAGAAGCCTCTGAGATAATGAATCACACTGAATTAAATCCACACCAGAGCCAGAGAAGCTCCCCcgtcctcccttcctcctcccgcTGGACTTTACAACAGTCATTAGCGGCTCATTTCCACCCCCATGGGTGGAGGCGACGGGTGCAGcctgtgtttttcagtcatgaaaaggaGCCAACGGCCCTCGTTGTCGTGCTTCTTAAGGCTCATTGAGCTGGAGAACGAGGGTCGTGCACGTGCTTTATGAACCtcagcaggtgagctgcagtCTCAGTAACGCAGCGTCTTTAATGCATGCTGGGCCGTCGAGACAGCAGAGTGCCGCTCATTAGACCCACAAAGAGCaaatccaaacaaacagcagcagaggacgaGCCGCTGATCAGAGCAGGacgctgcagagctgctgctgttcagacaaactgatgttaaactgatgtctgcagagagaaatcAGAGCGAAGATACGAgcagtctgctgctgtctgacacacagGTATCCAGACCTCCTTCAGTTCTCTGACCTGTTTGTCTGGACACAGTGTGAATCCCTTCACTGAACATTTACACAGCGTCAAACATCTCTGAACAAATTTCTGACGTCACCTCAGCcaaacttttttgaaaaaggaCTGTTTGATGTCAGAAATGTAGTTCAGTGAAGGGATTCACATCACGTCCAGAAAACAAACCGAACCTTCACAAGATGTAACCTGCACATCTCCAGAGCCCGACGAAAAACAGTCCGGCTCAATATGtatcagacagaaacagcacAAATATctactgatgaaataaaaccactgaacCAGATTACAGCCAGTGAAAGTCAAACATTAAGCTAAAATAATGATGGAGTGAAAACATCTGTGGACTTTTCATATTAACACACTATCGTCACTTTCATACTTACgttttggaaatgaaaataatccatgttgtaaaatgtgaagTCAAATTAACTGAAAGTGTTTCAGCTCTGAAGATATTTAACGCGATCTGTGACACTCTGGAGGTGACAGAACAACCGATaccacacagaaccagaactttttcaaaaaatggaaaactatTGATGATAGGAAGTTCTGACAGAGATTCTTTGTGGTTAAATTATTTCCTGTTAATTTGACTGTAACATTCAGCAACAGctctttaaataaatgttcagaACACATTTCAACCCAGTCAAGAGACAAATGAGTGATTTGAGGTTCAGAACCAATTCAGAACAAAGCTCAGAGACCCAAACTTAAAAAGATCAGAACCTCAAGTATTTAGTAAGGACCCATCAACTTAAAGAAAGTTTACacattaattttctttctccattAACTCAGAACTAGATTTTGAGGTGAGTCGATGCAGAATGatccagtaaaaaaaacatccgaacgtgttgcttttgttttttatttccagaTCACGTCACAATTCACAGACATTGCACACTTTTATTTAACATTCTTATTCAGCCAGGAACTCttaattctttctctttttatacaaaaataatctttttttttcacttggaGTCgagatgaaatacaaaataaatagacGATTGGACGATAAAACACGAGGCGGCGTGAAGCGGCGGCTCCTCGGCGGTCATGCATCCTGTCAGCTGCGGCGGAGTTAAAGTCTCAGTCCGTCACGTTCACCAGCAGGAATACGAGAACAGCGGGTACTGGCTCCACTCGGCCACGTTGCCATGGTGATAACCGTGGTGAACAGCTTGTGCGGTGTAGTCGGCGGTCAGGTGGTGAGGAGGCGGGGGGTACTGGGCCGGACCGGGCCCGCTCCACTGACCCAGAGGCTGCTCGGCGCTGTACGGGCTGTAGATGTGGTGGCCGATCACTCCCGGTTTGCCGGCGGGGGCCATGGTCATGTTGAGGACCCCGGTGTAGTCCTGAGGGCCCGGGAGGTGCTGCGGGCCGCAGGAGGACGGGCCGACCTCGTGCGGGCGCTGCTTCGAAGAGTCGTGGTCGGGAACGGTGGCGACGTCGGGGACTCTGGACTCGAAGCTGCTGCGTCCAGATCCACTGTTGGTGCTGCCGATGCTGGAGGACGGGGAGGGAGACTTCCCGTACTCGTGAGCCCTGAAGAGTGAGAAGATGAAGAGTTTTACATTCATCTCATTTATCTTCAGCAGTCCATCTTATAAATGCACACTCAGACTGTAGGAGGACGTCTTTGGTTCTGGTTCATCTCTCACCTGTACGGCTGgtatgaagctgcagcaggaaccagctgctctgtgttgtaCAGGTCTCTCGGGTCGGCACCAGCAGGAGACTCGGTCCTCACTCTGTGATCCCGGTCAGCGGCCCACGGGGAGTAACGCTCCTCTTTGACGGAGTCGCCTTCTTTCCTCTTGGGCGGTTCTGCTTCTTCTCCGTCGTAACCTTCATACGACGACCTGCAGAAGTCTGAGAGGACACAAACCATCAGAACAGTGacgtgaaataaaaacagcaaattaaaaactCTACCTGCAGCGTCTCTGCTCAACTCTGTTTACTTTGATTATTGACCACTAAGAATATGATTTGGATTTCTTTctgtaaaaagattttttttttccttttgtattacatgtaaatattttaagaagCTACCTGGTGGACTGTCCTCCTCAGAGTCTCGGCTCAAAATGTCCGACATCCTGGCTCGTTTCTCCAGACAGGCCGGGTTCTTGTTCGCACGTCTGCAGAGGAACATCAGGgtcattattaaacattttttacattttgtttcccATCTCTGGGCTCAAAATCTCAACATATTAAAACGGCAACATATAAATCATGAAATACAAATTACTTCATAATCATAATGATCATGAAAGGAACACgacaccccaaaatgaaaaagtcaggtgaagtcttgtagtccacaaaacatttctggagcttcacagcagaacagttGTTCAGGAGCAGTATTCTGCTAAACTGTataactttccatcagcatttaaatgtgttgggtcaacttttcctttaaggGTTCTTATCACTGGAGGAAATCTGGATGCAAACTAAGAACCTGCGTGCGACACCTACCTCTTTTTATTCGTGCCTTCATCTCGGAAACCTTTTGCGAACGGGTTGTGATCGATCTTCAGCTTTGTgatctgcaggaggagaaattaAAATCAGTTAAAATCTCAGTAACGTGGGTAGATTTGGTGTCCTAGCAGCCGTGTGAGGAGACGGAAACCCACCTTGGTGTTCTGGTAGGCTGTGACGGCCGTGAAGGAAGTCTCAGGGAAGGTGAAGGTCTGGAAAACACTCCAGCGGACGCTGAACATGTCGTCAGCCTGGACGATGTGGAAGCGCGGGTGGTAGCGATGCATGGAGTGCAAAATGATCTGCAGGCGGGAGGAGGGAGATTCAGTCAGAAGCTGCTTTTACAAACAGACACTTCTGGGTGAAGTCTGTATTTGTGCATGAAGGACAGTTCTTCTTCTCTACTTACATGTCCGTGCTGGTCCAGCGTGTTGTTGGTGAGCTTGAGCTTGAGGAAGGAGACCGACTGCTTCATCCAGTGGCTCCCCGGGGCCGGAGAGTCGGGGTGCAGGTAGGTCCTGCAGGGCGGCTGGGGCTCCGCTTTGCCGGCCACCTCCCATCTCTCTTTATTCCACTGTAGgaaggagacagacagtcagtcagtcagtcagtcagtcagtcagtcacagagATTTACAGAATCATCTTCCCACAGTGAGAGTGGACTGACTGCTGGCCTGCACCACCCACAGAGACAGGGGTGCTACAGTGGGCTCCCAGCAGGGGatagaaaaacaggaagagatagCAGCCTTTGATGTAGCATGttgggaggtggtggggggtgataaacgg is a window from the Acanthopagrus latus isolate v.2019 chromosome 5, fAcaLat1.1, whole genome shotgun sequence genome containing:
- the tbx16 gene encoding T-box transcription factor 16 — encoded protein: MQSIRDLKPNFSGPPPSSMAAGPDAYLQGNIRMTLEDPDLWKTFHGIGTEMIITKPGRRMFPHCKVNLSGLIPCAKYILLVDMVPEDGFRYKWNKERWEVAGKAEPQPPCRTYLHPDSPAPGSHWMKQSVSFLKLKLTNNTLDQHGHIILHSMHRYHPRFHIVQADDMFSVRWSVFQTFTFPETSFTAVTAYQNTKITKLKIDHNPFAKGFRDEGTNKKRRANKNPACLEKRARMSDILSRDSEEDSPPDFCRSSYEGYDGEEAEPPKRKEGDSVKEERYSPWAADRDHRVRTESPAGADPRDLYNTEQLVPAAASYQPYRAHEYGKSPSPSSSIGSTNSGSGRSSFESRVPDVATVPDHDSSKQRPHEVGPSSCGPQHLPGPQDYTGVLNMTMAPAGKPGVIGHHIYSPYSAEQPLGQWSGPGPAQYPPPPHHLTADYTAQAVHHGYHHGNVAEWSQYPLFSYSCW